ccaaaaaaaaaaaacacaatctaTAGATGTATGTTATGAGGGCTTAACCATACTTGTTAGAAACtgtcttctttgtttgtttgtggttTTTCAAAATCCTAGGAAGTTAAAAAACTTACGGTATAACAGCAGCATCAACTATCTCCGGATGAGATTGAAGCACATGTTCCAGCTCTGCAGGAGCTACCTGCATAATGTATATGTACAAAGCAATTCATGAGCCCTGGTGAGGTTCTTTAAAGACATAACATATAGTATAAAgtagtgaaaagaaaaatacctgGTATCCCTTACATTTGATCAATTCTTTAAGCCTATCTACAACATAAAGGAAACCTCCCTCATCAATATAGCAAAGATCACCCGTTCTCAACCACCCATCAGCTACTAAGGTGGCAGAATTTGCTTCGGGATCACCAACATAACCTGCAATAATTCACAAAACGCTCATGACGCATTTACAGTCATTTTATAAAGGATAAATGCTACGGTTGATCAGAACAGCAATCAACTCTCATTTTAGGTTTTGGTATTCTCCAACCATTGCCACATTGAGCTATCAGCTATGGGAGGCAAactagtataaaaaatatttataaattattaaacaagAGATTGCATTAAgtaacattacatatatatatatatatacacacacactagcctCATCAAACGCGGTTCGCGCATgcaatgagacttttttttttttagtgtcataattttccatttatCTCAATTTAAGGCGTTTCTCTCTTCTATCCATTTATACCACGCgcataatgatttttattttgaacataaaaaagaaattcattaaaaaaaaaaggcagtaCAAATAGATGTGAAGAGAAAACAATTCAAACACCaacataaataaatcattaaaaagaaaaaaatagagtatattaaaaatcacattttttttaataattcaaatataaaatttgagacGTTTCTCTCTTCTATCCAATTAAACCACACACatagtgatttttattttgaacataGAAAAGacatttattaaaatgaaaaaaaaatacagtagGAACAGATGTGAAGagaaaacaattcaaatatcaacataaataaatcattaaaaagaaaaaagggagtACATTAAAAATCaccttttttaataatttaaaaataaaatttgaaatgtttCTCTCTTCTATCCAATTAAACCACACGCATAGTGATTTCTATTTTGAACATAAAAAAAGGAcaagatgaaaaaaagaaaaggctgtACAAACAGatgtgaagagaaaaaaattcaaacactagcataaataaataaataaatcattaaaaagaaaaaaggggggggaGTACATTAAAAATcacctttttttaataattcaagagaaaagagacttgaaaaaaaaaacaaaaaccaaaaaaaagtggGATAAGAATTTAGAAGAAAGGAAacgggaagagagagagagagagagagagatcttgatgaaggggaaaaaagtgaaaacattGGACTTAGTGatcctatttatagccaaaaaaaaaacctatgtctttattttttatatataattttatcttgagaatctaatttataatataatttttatttttagaatctaatttatgAGCGgataaaacaattgaaaatcaaCACGAGAGTAACCCTAATTTTTTAGTCCAAATCTTATGTACCACTTTTTGTATACCACTCTATATTCCACCAATTACTACTTAccatgttttcaatttatattcCTTATATAATAactgaaatttaaaattgaaagcaATCATACACATGATCAGTAGTGATTGGTGGAATATAGAGTAATACACAAAAAGTAgtatagaagatttggactcctattttttaggcaatattttgataggagttagagttgtatttttactaaattgtattttagttttgtctttacttaaataTAAGGGTGTAGAGATATTTTTGAACCCAAAAAATGGGGATTCTAACAAAGAAGCCCCTTAGTAGTATATATATCCTGCAATAGACCCAAAAATACTTTAATTCTCTCACACTGTGGACATTCACGCAACATCAAATGtgaatatgtatataaaataaataatgtcaaTGAATGTAAAACAATATTTAGCCTATTCGAAAATTATCAACAATGcatacatcaaaaaaaaaaaatttatcaacttcaTTACTATAAAGACAGGATAACAAGTATTGTGGGCCTGTGGCATATAGTTGCGAATAGTAATGAGAACAACACGAGGATTCCCTTTTTAttctattaatttatttaatttggtttttacCTTTCATAATAGCAGGTCCTTTAATCCAAAGCTCCCCTTGCTTGCCGGGAGGCAAAGCATCACCTGTGTCTGGGTTCACAATTTTAGCTTCAAAACCTGCTGAAAGCTTCCCTGCTGCTCCCCAATGAACACTCTCCTCGGCACCCCATGTTCTGAACACTCCTCCTGTTGATTCAGTAAGCCCATAACCCTGCACCAAGAATTccctaataatttttcttctcatattaaaaaaacaaaacacacaattGTTCagttttttgctattttttgaTAACTTGAAAGGTAGCAAACTGTTACAGAAACACacttaatttcataattttttgccACAATTCTAACATGTAAACTATGAATATTTGAAAGTTACGCATAAATCCATAATTTTGTCTTCATTGCTCAATCTCGGCCAcaattatgtaaaattttgtggtactcagatattttttttttaggaaattatgAGATTTAGATAATATTGATGTGTACGTGGGCTGAAAATTGTGTTTTGCCGTTCATGGAATCCAGTACAATATAGTAATATACACATACCTGCAGAAGGGCAACTCTCGGAAACCTTGTCAAGAAAGCGGAGATTACGTCCTTCCCAAGCGGAGCGCCGCCACACACAACCTCTTCCAACGAACTCAGATCACAACCGCCCGTTACATCATCATTCTTAGCCATAGCAGCCAGTAACGGTGGAGCCAGCGCCAAGTGGGTCACCCTAAACTCCTCCATCGCTCTCACCATCTTCCTCAAATCAAACCTCTCCATTACCACCGCGCACTCGCTCAAAGCCACCAACCTCAAAATAAACGAATACCCGTACATGTGAAAGTATGGCACCGTACAGAGGAGCACCGCAGGCGATTTTCTCTCCGTCGTCCGGTTCGCGTAAGCTCCGGCCACATTCCCCATTAGGTTCCGGTGAGTCACCATCACTCCTTTGACTGTTCCGGTGGTCCCCGACGAGTAAAATATCGCCGCCAAATCGGACTGTCTCACTTCGACGTGATCGAGCTTTTGTATCGGAGTACTACTCGTCGTCATTGAGTCGAACTCGGGCGAGTCGAGGAGGATGGTTTTGAAACGGAGAGTGGTAACATTTGAAAGCTTGTGAGCAGAGGATGAAGTGGAAAACGCGATCACTGGGTTGCATAGTTGGATTAAGCGGGAAATCTCAGAGTCGGTGTTGAGTGGATTAGCCGGAGAGATGACTACACCGAGAGAGAGCAGCGAGAAGCAGAGGATCGGAACCTGAACGAGATTTTGAGAGAGAACGAAGGCGGTGTCGCCTTTGGAGAGTCCGATAACTGAATGGAGACAAGAGGCTAGAGTTAGGGTTTTGCGAGTGAACTCGGAGAAGGAGACGCGTTGACCCGTGGAGGAATTGATGAAAGCGAGTGAGTCAAGGTGCTGCCATGGCGATGAGTTGAGTAGTCGAAGTGAGAAAGCGTATTCAGCTGCTGACATAGGAATGTGTTGTGGAGGAAGATGAATTGAGGGTCTGAGGCTGTGGAAAGTCTTTGTTTCTCTGTTGAAACCGCTCTTTGGATCGATGAGATGATGATGCTTCGCTGCTTGGTCCATGTGAAAATTAATCTAGGAGTTCTTGTGTTTAGATATTGATCTTAGTCTTGTAATGAAAATATGGAAATGGAGAGAAGGATATTGTAAAGCATGTGATTGATGATTAATGTCACCTATGTCTCCCATTTGAGAGGCAAACAGATCAGATATAGATGCTTGGCCCATGTAAGCGAGAAATTATTGGTTCCTCATGTggtccattttttaaaactcggCTCCATATCATCACTTCCCATTAACTTTACTATTGTTAGCAAAACCAAACCAAGGTTAAACTCAGCTCCACTTACCCACAGCCGGAAACCAAAAATCGAttaaccaaaatcaaaatttctctcAAACACATCtacctctttctttctctctccctctagcTCTATTTCCCCAATATCTCTCTAG
This genomic stretch from Castanea sativa cultivar Marrone di Chiusa Pesio chromosome 1, ASM4071231v1 harbors:
- the LOC142606312 gene encoding 4-coumarate--CoA ligase-like 9 isoform X3, producing MDQAAKHHHLIDPKSGFNRETKTFHSLRPSIHLPPQHIPMSAAEYAFSLRLLNSSPWQHLDSLAFINSSTGQRVSFSEFTRKTLTLASCLHSVIGLSKGDTAFVLSQNLVQVPILCFSLLSLGVVISPANPLNTDSEISRLIQLCNPVIAFSTSSSAHKLSNVTTLRFKTILLDSPEFDSMTTSSTPIQKLDHVEVRQSDLAAIFYSSGTTGTVKGVMVTHRNLMGNVAGAYANRTTERKSPAVLLCTVPYFHMYGYSFILRLVALSECAVVMERFDLRKMVRAMEEFRVTHLALAPPLLAAMAKNDDVTGGCDLSSLEEVVCGGAPLGKDVISAFLTRFPRVALLQGYGLTESTGGVFRTWGAEESVHWGAAGKLSAGFEAKIVNPDTGDALPPGKQGELWIKGPAIMKGYVGDPEANSATLVADGWLRTGDLCYIDEGGFLYVVDRLKELIKCSSCRAGTCASISSGDS
- the LOC142606312 gene encoding 4-coumarate--CoA ligase-like 9 isoform X1, which translates into the protein MDQAAKHHHLIDPKSGFNRETKTFHSLRPSIHLPPQHIPMSAAEYAFSLRLLNSSPWQHLDSLAFINSSTGQRVSFSEFTRKTLTLASCLHSVIGLSKGDTAFVLSQNLVQVPILCFSLLSLGVVISPANPLNTDSEISRLIQLCNPVIAFSTSSSAHKLSNVTTLRFKTILLDSPEFDSMTTSSTPIQKLDHVEVRQSDLAAIFYSSGTTGTVKGVMVTHRNLMGNVAGAYANRTTERKSPAVLLCTVPYFHMYGYSFILRLVALSECAVVMERFDLRKMVRAMEEFRVTHLALAPPLLAAMAKNDDVTGGCDLSSLEEVVCGGAPLGKDVISAFLTRFPRVALLQGYGLTESTGGVFRTWGAEESVHWGAAGKLSAGFEAKIVNPDTGDALPPGKQGELWIKGPAIMKGYVGDPEANSATLVADGWLRTGDLCYIDEGGFLYVVDRLKELIKCKGYQVAPAELEHVLQSHPEIVDAAVIPYPDEEVGQVPIAFVVRQPQSNLDEAETMDFVAKQVAPYKKIRRVTFVNSLPKSASGKLLRKDLRKIVTLSSSSRL
- the LOC142606312 gene encoding 4-coumarate--CoA ligase-like 9 isoform X2 — translated: MDQAAKHHHLIDPKSGFNRETKTFHSLRPSIHLPPQHIPMSAAEYAFSLRLLNSSPWQHLDSLAFINSSTGQRVSFSEFTRKTLTLASCLHSVIGLSKGDTAFVLSQNLVQVPILCFSLLSLGVVISPANPLNTDSEISRLIQLCNPVIAFSTSSSAHKLSNVTTLRFKTILLDSPEFDSMTTSSTPIQKLDHVEVRQSDLAAIFYSSGTTGTVKGVMVTHRNLMGNVAGAYANRTTERKSPAVLLCTVPYFHMYGYSFILRLVALSECAVVMERFDLRKMVRAMEEFRVTHLALAPPLLAAMAKNDDVTGGCDLSSLEEVVCGGAPLGKDVISAFLTRFPRVALLQGYGLTESTGGVFRTWGAEESVHWGAAGKLSAGFEAKIVNPDTGDALPPGKQGELWIKGPAIMKGYVGDPEANSATLVADGWLRTGDLCYIDEGGFLYVVDRLKELIKCKGYQVAPAELEHVLQSHPEIVDAAVIP